CAACGTTGCGCCGGACGGTACGCTCTCCGGCCCCGGCACTATCGGTACTACCGTGGCGAAACAGACCTATGCCTTGCCACCGCGCCCGGATATTGGTGGCGGCATGACGGCCATGGGCAGCAGCGCGGCGGTATCTGTACCCGCGTCACAACCGCAGCAGGATGCGGGCTTGCAGCCGGTAGCGTCGCGCCCGGTTGACAACTCAACCCTAAATGGTGGCGATGACACAATGGGGGCACCGGTGCGCAGCAGCGGTTTCCTCGGTGCGCAGCAGCCGCTAAAAAGCGGCGTGCTTGAGAGCAGCAAGCCAGAAATCCCTGCGCCAGCGCCCAACGTGCCAGCAGCGAGCGCAGCCCCTGCTGCGGCGGCGGCGTCAGGCGGAAACTATGTGGTTCAGGTTGGCGCCCTTAGCAATGCCGACAAGGCTCATGAGCTGGCAACCCGTTTAGGCAAGCGGTTTAGTGTTCAGGGTGCGGTAGATGGCCATGGCAACATTTATCGCGTACAGCTCGGGCGTTTCAGCTCACGTCAGCAGGCTGCCGCCCTACAGCAGCGGCTGGCGAATGAGGCACAGCAACAATCGTTTATCACCGTCGCACCTGCCGCAATGTAATTCTCCCGGCCTGCACGATTTAGGCAGGTCGGAAATGGATGATTTTGCTATAGTGAGTCACTTTTATTAACCTGGCCAATGGATGTTATCGTCCTCAACATGAACACTTTAAATCCGTCCCGACTGCTTAAATGCCTGACCCTAGGCTCGCTGATTGCTCTCAGCCTCAACGTTGTCGCCTATGCCGACGATGTCAACATCAAAACCATGATCCCAGGCGTACCGGAAATTGACGCTGAAGCCTATGTTCTGATCGATTATAACTCGGGAAAAGTGCTGGCAGAGAAGAATGCCGATGCGCGCCGCGACCCGGCGAGCCTGACGAAAATGATGACCAGCTATGTCATCGGCCAGGCTATCAAGGCGGGTAAAATCCATCAGGACGATATTGTTACCGTGGGTAAAGATGCCTGGGCTACCGGTAATCCGGTATTTAAAGGATCTTCACTGATGTTCCTTAAGCCGGGTGACCGGGTGCCGGTTTCTCAGCTGACACGCGGCATCGTGCTGCAATCAGGTAACGATGCCTGCGTGGCAATGGCCGATTATGTTGCCGGCAGCCAGGACACCTTTGTTGGCCTGATGAATAACTATGTTAAGGCGCTGGGCCTGCAAAATACGCATTTCCAGACGGTACATGGCCTAGATGCTGAAGGTCAGTACAGCTCTGCGCGCGACATGGCGCTGATCGGCCGTGCGCTCATTCGTGACGTGCCGGATGAATACGCCGTGTATCACGAGAAAGAGTTCACCTTTAACAACATCCGCCAGATGAACCGTAACGGTCTGTTATGGGACACCAGCCTGAACGTTGATGGCATCAAAACGGGCCATACCGAGTCAGCAGGCTATAACCTCGTTGCTTCCGCGACCGAAGGCCAGCAGATGCGCCTGATATCGGCCGTTATGGGTGGCCATACTTATAAAGGCCGCGAAACCGAAAGCAAAAAACTGCTGACCTGGGGCTTCCGTTTCTTTGAAACCGTGGCTCCGCTGAAGGCGGGCAAAGAGTTTGCTTCTGAGCCTGTCTGGTTCGGCAACAGCGATCGTGTTCAGCTTGGCGTGGAGAACGATGTTTATCTGACCATTCCGCGTGGCCGGATGAAAGATTTGAAGGCCAGTTACACGCTGAGCAACACAGAGCTGCATGCTCCGCTACAGAAAAATCAGGTCGTCGGCACGATTAACTTCCAGCTGGATGGCAAAAACATTGAACAGCATCCGCTTGTGGTGCTGAACGATATGCCGGAAGGCGGCTTCTTTGGCCGCATCGTTGACTACATCAAATTAATGTTCCACCACTGGTTTGGTTAATCGACTTGCTTAAACAGGGGCCAACCGGCCCCTGTTTAAGCATCCGCGTTATCTCTTGAAATGAATTGCCACCGTCCCCATATTACATGTTATCGATCCCAATTTATTATCTGCAACTCCCGCTAAAGCGGGGGGCTAAGTGGTGTTACCGGAGTCTAAATGAAAACCAATCTTAAAGAACTGCTCGAATTCCCTACGTCTTTTACCTACAAAGTAATGGGTCTGGCACAGCCTGAGCTGGTCGATCAGGTGGTTGAAGTCGTGCAGCGCCATGCCCCTGGTGACTATTCGCCAGAGGTCAAACCCAGCAGTAAAGGCAACTATCATTCGGTTTCCATCACCATTAACGCAACGCATATCGAACAGGTGGAAACCCTGTATGAAGAATTGGGTAACATCGAAATTGTTCGCATGGTGCTGTAACCGATAATAGGGGGCAAGCTGGTTCTTGCCCCGTACCAACGTTATACTGCCCCCCTCTTTATCCAACCGGATCGCCCGTTTTGTCTCCAGATACTCTGATTATCCGCCAGCTTGGCCTGCAGCCATGGGCCCCCGTATCGCTCGCTATGCACCAGTTTACCGACCAGCGTAATGATGAAACGCCGGATGAAATCTGGCTGGTTGAACATCTACCGGTGTTTACCCAGGGACAAGCGGGAAAAAGCGAGCACCTGCTAATGCCCGGCGATATCCCCGTGATGCAGAGCGACCGTGGCGGTCAGGTCACCTACCATGGCCCCGGGCAGCAGGTCATGTATGTCATGATCAACCTGAAACGGCGCAGGGTTGGCGTGCGTCAGCTGGTTACCGCGATTGAACAGACGGTGGTTGATACGCTGGCTGCTTTTTCCGTCAGCGCCAATGCACGCAGCGATGCGCCAGGCGTGTATGTGGATGGAAAAAAAATCTGTTCGCTCGGCCTGCGCATTCGTCAGGGCTGTTCATTTCATGGCCTGGCGCTCAACGTGGACATGGATCTTTCTCCGTTTCAGCGTATCAACCCCTGTGGTTACGCCGGGTTGGAGATGACGCAGCTCACGCAACAGCATCCGGGAGCAACGCTGGCCGCGGTGCAGCCGCTGTTAATTGCCCATTTTGCCCATCACCTGGCCATTACCGACATTGACTGGCGCGAAGATCCGTCGCTTCCGTTCTCATCGCTACGGCATTGAAGCTGTTTTACAATTCTGTAACCCTTTCTCGCAAGGGCAGGCTGAATCTGCCGCGAGGAGATGATATAATTTGCGCGCTTTACCAAAAGAAGTTGAAAATTACCAACTCATTGAGTGTCATGCGGCTGCATCTTTTTAAAGCGAGCGACGACCGCATTCCAACCTGGAACTAACAAGAATATGAGTAAACCTATCGTGATGGAACGCGGTGTTAAATACCGCGATGCAGACAAAATGGCATTGATCCCGGTGAAAACCGTGGTCACCGAGCGTACGGAAGTATTACGTAAGCCGGAGTGGATGAAGATCAAGCTGCCTGCCGACTCCAGCCGTATCCAGGGTATTAAAGCTGCGATGCGTAAAAACGGTCTGCACTCCGTTTGCGAAGAGGCCTCCTGCCCTAACCTTGCTGAGTGTTTCAACCACGGTACGGCTACTTTTATGATCCTCGGTGCCATTTGCACCCGCCGTTGCCCATTCTGCGACGTGGCACACGGCCGCCCGACGACGCCGGACGCCAATGAGCCGGGTAAACTGGCACAAACCATCGCCGATATGGCGTTGCGTTACGTGGTCATTACCTCGGTAGATCGTGATGACCTGCGTGATGGTGGTGCCCAGCACTTTGCTGACTGTATCAGCGCCATTCGTGAAAAAAGCCCGACGATCAAAATTGAAACCCTGGTTCCAGATTTCCGTGGGCGAATGGATCGTGCGCTTGAAATACTCAATGCCACGCCGCCAGACGTGTTTAACCACAACCTGGAAAACGTGCCGCGCGTTTATCGCCAGGTGCGCCCGGGCGCAAACTACGACTGGTCTTTGAAGCTGCTGGAGCGGTTTAAAGAAGCCCATCCGGAAATTCCAACCAAATCGGGTCTGATGGTTGGCCTGGGTGAAACTAATGCTGAAATTGTAGAAGTGATGCGCGATTTGCGTCGTCATGGCGTCACCATGCTGACACTCGGCCAGTATTTGCAGCCAAGCCGCCATCATTTGCCGGTTCAGCGCTACGTCAGCCCGGCGGAATTTGATGAAATGAAAGCTGCGGCCATGGACATGGGCTTTACTCACGCCGCCTGCGGACCGTTTGTACGCTCCTCATACCACGCCGATATGCAGGCGAAAGGGCTGGAAGTCAAATAGCCCGCGCCATAAAAAAAAACGGATGACCCAGTCATCCGTTTTTTCTTGTCCACTACTCTTTATGAACAGCCTGCCCGGCATTTTTATCTTCTGACGCGGTTTTACTCGTAGCGTCGCTGTCGTCATTCATCGCCTTTTTGAAGCCTTTAATCGCCGATCCCAGATCTCCACCAAGACTACGCAATTTTTTGGTTCCAAAGAGAAGCACGATAAGTGCACCCACAATCAGCAATTTAGCGAGACTGATACCTTCCATCTTTACCTTCTGTCATCAACCTGACCGCAATGCGATCTTCAAACGTACTGTATTAACGCCCGCTTCAGGGTGCAATTCAAGCGCATGCTGTAACAAAACATGTTGATTAAAGCTGTGGTGGGGCAAAACGCCGGTTGGCCAGAACAGGCAGGGCGCGACGAGCTTCGGCAATACGTTCGACATCAATTTCAGCCAGCAACAATGCCGGCCCCTCCGCAGCGTTGGCAATAACCACGCCCAACGGATCAACCACCATGCTGTTACCGATGTTGCGCGGCCCGCACTCCCCTACTGCCACCACATAACAGGTATTTTCCAGCGCGCGTGCGGTAACCAACACCTGCCAGTGCATCTCTTTAAGCGGCCCTCTGACCCAGGCAGAAGGCAGCACCAGCAAATCGGCTCCGTCCAACGCCAGGCGGCGCGCCAACTCCGGGAAACGGACGTCATAACAGGTCATCAGACCAACCTTCATCCCGTCGACATCCACCAGCGGGGGGATGCTATCGCCCGCAGTAACATGAAGCGATTCCTGAACGGTAAAAGCATCATACAGATGCAGCTTATCGTAGCGGGCGATAATTTCACCCTGACGAATGACAACAAGCGCATTGCAAACGCGCCCCCGATCGTCCGGCACATGAAGAGTGAATACCGTTGTCAGGGTATTATGCAGGCTGGCGGTCAGGAGCAAACTAAGAAAAAGCCCATCCAGTGGCTGAGCGGCCTTTATTCCCCATTCAGGGTCGGCGATATCACGAGCTAAAACCGCCTCCGGCAATACCAGTAAGCGCGCCCCCTGTCGGCAGGCGCGATCCATCAGGTCGATACAAGTATCGGCATTTTTCTGCCACTCGCGATTAACCGCGAACTGTCCTAGGGCCACTTTCATCACTCATCTCCCCTGCCGTGCTTATTGGATTGAGTCGCCCGCCGCCCTGTCCCATGCACTGAAAAGCACCCAGCCGGCTCATATATCACTTTAATGTTTCCTTAATCTTGTCGCCGTAAGCTGATTGCCATTTGACGCAAAAAGGACAAGAAAGATGACCTGGCTTCCCCGTGGACTTAACGAATTTCTCGCGGTGATCATAACGTGTGCTGCAACGGTTAGCTGGCTGGTGCTCTTCTTTAGCCGCTAACGTAAGGTGACGGACAGGCTGACGCTGGCAGACACCGTTTGACGAATTTCAGATAAAAAAAACCCGCCACAAGGCGGGTTTTAAGAATTCTGTCTGATAACTTAAATAGCGGCAACGTTAGCAGCAGATGGGCCTTTGGCACCGTTAGTGATTTCGAACTCTACGCGCTGACCTTCAGCCAGAGTTTTGAAACCGTTGCTCTGGATGGCAGAGAAGTGTACGAACACATCTTTGCTACCATCTTCAGGAGTAATGAAACCGAAACCTTTGGACTCATTAAACCACTTAACGCTACCTTTGATCTTAGACATCTATATTACCTTTACATGAAAAATGGACACTAAACTGTGTCGAGGGTTAGTACAGCAATTGCGAAGGCTTTTGTCCAGTCGCCAGGGGCGAAAAAGTGATAAATATCGTTTTTTTTTGTCAGACATTAACTTCACGCCACTTCGTGACGTCAGAACTGCCAGCGTAGCCAGGCGAAATAAACGTTACCGTTATTATACGTTCCTGGAATGTAAGTCATCTGGAATGTTGCTGAACCATAACCTATTGAAGCCAGGGGTAAAAGCACCGGAATAGGAATATAGTTCCAGTTGTCGCGCATCGTTACTCCGGCCGTGTAGCCTAGCCCGAGGTGGAAATCAGGATCAGCCAACGGCCGCCACGTTTTTTCCCAACCGTAACCCCCTATCGGCTCCCACTTGTTAAAGGAATCCTTAAAGGCCATCAGATAGATGCCGTTCCAGTTTCCCTTTTCATCGTAGTGTGAAATGCCGCCGCCAGCCCCCCAAGGGCGTTCATTATATTTATCGATTTTATCTGAATCGTATGTCCAGCGGTTATGCCAGGTAACGGCAGGAACGTACAGGTCGAACGTTTGCGGGTCATTCCACGTCTGACTAACGTTATCGCTGAAGCTGTTCCAGGTGTTGGCAACGCCATGCATCAAAGTGGCCGCACGCGCACTTCCTATTCCCAAATAGCAAGACAAAATTAGAAAATACAAGATGAGTTTAAGTCTCATGGTCGGTTTCACAGCTCCCTGATTAACGTGCGGCATACCGCAACTGAAATGGTCAGCCCATTACGGTGGGCTAAAGAATCAATTATAAAAGTTTTACTTAAACAGCCGTTAAATAGTCTTTTTTGAGACTGTTTTAAACGTGCCGCTTGGTGATAAATCTATCAAGTTTTCGTTAACAGCATGTAAAACCTAACAAACATTAAAAATACGATATCGTTATAATCTTAAACCATCAGAAAAAAGATTCAAATTATTGACATATTTATCTTCTTAAAATGGCCCTTTTTTGCGCTAACCACCTGTACATTTCGATTGATCCCGATCATGAAACCCCACGCTTTTCATGCTAAACATTACCAATATTAAGCATTAATATTCCTTTCCTTTTGAAAACCATTTTATAAACATGGAATTAGGGTGGACCTAAAGGAATTTATTTGGTTAACGTTATTTATGGATATCCATGCAATTTTTGTTAAGATAATTCTAACGAAATAGTTCTCAGGATGAGGAGGGTGATAAAATGCTTAGGTGTAGCAGATGTGGGTGTCGCAGGTTTGTTTTCACGATACGCGGTGATAAATATGGTGAACATCACGGTGCCGTCTGTGCAGCCTGCCATAAACGACTGAAGACCTGTGACCTTTCTGTTTTCGCCAGGGGAACGACGGCAAACGACTGCAATAAAGAAACCGTGCTCATCAGAAACGCCTGCGGCACAACTAAGTCACAGCACCCACGGTGACGCCATGCACCGCTGCGAGCTCATTCCTGGCTCAGTTTTGAAAAAACGGACGTTTTGCAGCAGCGAAAATGCGGGTTAGGCCTGGT
This DNA window, taken from Erwinia tasmaniensis Et1/99, encodes the following:
- the rlpA gene encoding endolytic peptidoglycan transglycosylase RlpA — protein: MRKDWLCIALASALLTACTTTDNDRQAPVTRQQPAYNGPVVEIGGAEPRYEPYNPATSQDYTVKGTTWKIVKDPSNFSQTGLATTYGEEMGSNQTATGELFDANALTAAHPTLPLPSYVRVTNLANGRMIVVRVNDRGPYTPGRIIDLSRAAADRLNTSNNTRVRVDYINVAPDGTLSGPGTIGTTVAKQTYALPPRPDIGGGMTAMGSSAAVSVPASQPQQDAGLQPVASRPVDNSTLNGGDDTMGAPVRSSGFLGAQQPLKSGVLESSKPEIPAPAPNVPAASAAPAAAAASGGNYVVQVGALSNADKAHELATRLGKRFSVQGAVDGHGNIYRVQLGRFSSRQQAAALQQRLANEAQQQSFITVAPAAM
- the dacA gene encoding D-alanyl-D-alanine carboxypeptidase DacA, with the translated sequence MNTLNPSRLLKCLTLGSLIALSLNVVAYADDVNIKTMIPGVPEIDAEAYVLIDYNSGKVLAEKNADARRDPASLTKMMTSYVIGQAIKAGKIHQDDIVTVGKDAWATGNPVFKGSSLMFLKPGDRVPVSQLTRGIVLQSGNDACVAMADYVAGSQDTFVGLMNNYVKALGLQNTHFQTVHGLDAEGQYSSARDMALIGRALIRDVPDEYAVYHEKEFTFNNIRQMNRNGLLWDTSLNVDGIKTGHTESAGYNLVASATEGQQMRLISAVMGGHTYKGRETESKKLLTWGFRFFETVAPLKAGKEFASEPVWFGNSDRVQLGVENDVYLTIPRGRMKDLKASYTLSNTELHAPLQKNQVVGTINFQLDGKNIEQHPLVVLNDMPEGGFFGRIVDYIKLMFHHWFG
- the ybeD gene encoding DUF493 family protein YbeD, which gives rise to MKTNLKELLEFPTSFTYKVMGLAQPELVDQVVEVVQRHAPGDYSPEVKPSSKGNYHSVSITINATHIEQVETLYEELGNIEIVRMVL
- the lipB gene encoding lipoyl(octanoyl) transferase LipB translates to MSPDTLIIRQLGLQPWAPVSLAMHQFTDQRNDETPDEIWLVEHLPVFTQGQAGKSEHLLMPGDIPVMQSDRGGQVTYHGPGQQVMYVMINLKRRRVGVRQLVTAIEQTVVDTLAAFSVSANARSDAPGVYVDGKKICSLGLRIRQGCSFHGLALNVDMDLSPFQRINPCGYAGLEMTQLTQQHPGATLAAVQPLLIAHFAHHLAITDIDWREDPSLPFSSLRH
- the lipA gene encoding lipoyl synthase, with the protein product MSKPIVMERGVKYRDADKMALIPVKTVVTERTEVLRKPEWMKIKLPADSSRIQGIKAAMRKNGLHSVCEEASCPNLAECFNHGTATFMILGAICTRRCPFCDVAHGRPTTPDANEPGKLAQTIADMALRYVVITSVDRDDLRDGGAQHFADCISAIREKSPTIKIETLVPDFRGRMDRALEILNATPPDVFNHNLENVPRVYRQVRPGANYDWSLKLLERFKEAHPEIPTKSGLMVGLGETNAEIVEVMRDLRRHGVTMLTLGQYLQPSRHHLPVQRYVSPAEFDEMKAAAMDMGFTHAACGPFVRSSYHADMQAKGLEVK
- the tatE gene encoding twin-arginine translocase subunit TatE; translated protein: MEGISLAKLLIVGALIVLLFGTKKLRSLGGDLGSAIKGFKKAMNDDSDATSKTASEDKNAGQAVHKE
- a CDS encoding deaminated glutathione amidase, whose protein sequence is MKVALGQFAVNREWQKNADTCIDLMDRACRQGARLLVLPEAVLARDIADPEWGIKAAQPLDGLFLSLLLTASLHNTLTTVFTLHVPDDRGRVCNALVVIRQGEIIARYDKLHLYDAFTVQESLHVTAGDSIPPLVDVDGMKVGLMTCYDVRFPELARRLALDGADLLVLPSAWVRGPLKEMHWQVLVTARALENTCYVVAVGECGPRNIGNSMVVDPLGVVIANAAEGPALLLAEIDVERIAEARRALPVLANRRFAPPQL
- the cspE gene encoding transcription antiterminator/RNA stability regulator CspE — encoded protein: MSKIKGSVKWFNESKGFGFITPEDGSKDVFVHFSAIQSNGFKTLAEGQRVEFEITNGAKGPSAANVAAI
- the pagP gene encoding lipid IV(A) palmitoyltransferase PagP, with amino-acid sequence MRLKLILYFLILSCYLGIGSARAATLMHGVANTWNSFSDNVSQTWNDPQTFDLYVPAVTWHNRWTYDSDKIDKYNERPWGAGGGISHYDEKGNWNGIYLMAFKDSFNKWEPIGGYGWEKTWRPLADPDFHLGLGYTAGVTMRDNWNYIPIPVLLPLASIGYGSATFQMTYIPGTYNNGNVYFAWLRWQF